Part of the Thermovenabulum gondwanense genome, TGGTGAAAGCTCATTCGGGAGTTACCGTTTTACTTGAAACCATGGCGGGAGCGGGGAGTGAAGTGGGATATACCTTTGAACAGCTTTACGATATAATGGATAAAACGGGGAAACCCGAAATTTTTGGGGTTTGCATCGATAGCTGCCACTTATACGGCGCCGGCTACGATGTGGTGGATAAATTGGATGAGGTGTTGAGTGAATTCGATAAAATCTTGGGATTGGGGAAATTAAAGGCTGTTCATTTAAATGACAGCAAATATGGTCTTGGACAAAGAAAGGACAGGCATGCAAATTTAGGAGAAGGAGTTCTTGGTTTAAATACTATAAAAAAAATAATTACCCATCCCTTTTTGAAAGACAAACCTTTTTTACTGGAAACCCCGGGAGGGCTCGAAAATTATAAAAAGGAAATAGAGTTATTGAAGCAAATGGCCCAAGACCCGAAAGATTAAGGAGGGCAAAATGGAACAAAAGGAGAGAGCAATGAAAATAATAGAAGAACTTATTCCTTTCTACCCTGCTAAAACTGCTTTAAATTTTAAAAATCCTTTTCAACTATTGATAGCAACAATATTATCTGCTCAGTGTACAGATAACAGGGTAAACCGGGTGACGGAAAGGCTCTTCAAAAAATATAAAACTCCCCAAGACCTTGCGATTTCAAATCTAAAAGAACTGGAAGAGGATATAAAGGAACTCGGGCTTTTTAAATCAAAGGCAAAAAATATTAAAGAGGCTTCAAAAATGATTTGTGAAAAATATGATGGCAATGTTCCGGATTGTTTTGAAGAACTTGTAAAACTTCCCGGTGTTGGAAGAAAAACTGCAAATGTGGTTCTGGCTAATGCGTTTAATAAACCGGCATTAGCGGTTGATACACATGTTTTCAGGGTTTCGCGAAGATTGGGTTTATCTTCCGGAGAAACCCCGGAAAAGGTGGAAAAGGACCTCGTGAGATTATTTCCCGAAGAGTTATGGAATACCGTTCACCACCTTTTAATAAGGCATGGCAGGCAGTGCTGCAGGGCAAGAAAACCTTTATGCCAGCAGTGTGCCGTATCTAAGTGGTGCAATCATTTTAACAATAATTAGGTAGTGGAGGGATTTTATGGATTACGAAAAATATGTATCGACAAAAGTAAAACAAGTGGAATTTTCTACAATCCGTCATTTTTTTAACCTGGTTTATCAGATGCCCGATGCTATTTCCCTTTGTATTGGAGAGCCCGATTTTTCTACCCCTCTTCATATCAGGGAATCTGCTAAGGTAGCGCTGGATAGTTATAA contains:
- a CDS encoding deoxyribonuclease IV codes for the protein MKPLRVGAHISISKGYFHAVKEALSIGANTMQFFTRNPRGGAVKALDEEDIRKMKILREQESFGPLVAHAPYTLNLATDKQEGMEFTKRVLEDDIIRLAKAGAEFLVLHPGSHTGQGIEKGMERIAGILKEVVKAHSGVTVLLETMAGAGSEVGYTFEQLYDIMDKTGKPEIFGVCIDSCHLYGAGYDVVDKLDEVLSEFDKILGLGKLKAVHLNDSKYGLGQRKDRHANLGEGVLGLNTIKKIITHPFLKDKPFLLETPGGLENYKKEIELLKQMAQDPKD
- the nth gene encoding endonuclease III; translated protein: MEQKERAMKIIEELIPFYPAKTALNFKNPFQLLIATILSAQCTDNRVNRVTERLFKKYKTPQDLAISNLKELEEDIKELGLFKSKAKNIKEASKMICEKYDGNVPDCFEELVKLPGVGRKTANVVLANAFNKPALAVDTHVFRVSRRLGLSSGETPEKVEKDLVRLFPEELWNTVHHLLIRHGRQCCRARKPLCQQCAVSKWCNHFNNN